A window from Nitrosopumilus adriaticus encodes these proteins:
- the cobM gene encoding precorrin-4 C(11)-methyltransferase, with the protein MSDVFFVGCGPGDPELITVKAKKLIQKADVVVYSGSLIPEPILKLCKKGKLFDAAKLVREEIFDLLYKNAIKDKLVVRLHDGDPSIYGAIKEQIDNLEKKGIKSTVVPGVTAFLASAAALGTQLTLPGVTQTIIVTRAESRTKVPKRERISELSKHKATLIFYLSVHLLSKLAKEAIEGGYKKTTPVAVVYRASWKDQKIVKATLQDIAKKVKDEKITRTAIVIISDVIDPETYEYSKLYDKSFSHGYRKKK; encoded by the coding sequence GTGTCTGATGTATTCTTTGTAGGCTGTGGCCCTGGGGATCCTGAACTAATTACTGTAAAGGCCAAAAAACTAATTCAAAAGGCAGACGTTGTAGTATACTCTGGCTCTTTGATTCCTGAACCAATCTTGAAACTTTGCAAAAAGGGAAAACTATTTGATGCTGCTAAACTAGTCAGAGAAGAAATTTTCGATTTATTATACAAGAATGCAATAAAAGACAAACTTGTTGTAAGACTACATGATGGAGATCCATCAATTTATGGTGCAATCAAAGAACAGATTGATAATCTTGAGAAAAAAGGAATAAAGTCTACAGTTGTACCTGGAGTAACTGCGTTTTTAGCCTCAGCTGCTGCACTTGGAACTCAGCTAACCCTTCCTGGAGTAACTCAGACCATCATAGTCACAAGAGCAGAATCAAGAACCAAAGTTCCAAAGCGTGAAAGAATTTCAGAACTGTCAAAACACAAAGCTACATTGATCTTTTATCTTAGTGTACATTTACTTTCTAAACTAGCTAAAGAAGCAATAGAAGGAGGTTACAAAAAGACAACTCCTGTAGCTGTAGTTTACAGAGCAAGCTGGAAAGATCAAAAAATTGTTAAAGCAACATTGCAAGATATTGCAAAAAAAGTTAAAGATGAAAAAATTACTAGAACTGCAATTGTGATTATTAGTGATGTAATTGATCCTGAGACTTATGAATATTCTAAACTATATGACAAGAGCTTTAGCCATGGCTATAGAAAGAAAAAATAA
- the cobI gene encoding precorrin-2 C(20)-methyltransferase, with amino-acid sequence MPGLIGIGVGPGDPELLTVKAVNAINNADIIMCPASNQDRPSIALSVVSSLIDKSKNQEIIKLIFPMTKDKDILEQTWKKNAKIMAETVLSGKNVVYLTVGDPFLYSTWIYMHKDLKENYPDMDISVIPGIVSMFTFAAKVGVSVAEGAEKVAIIPSCYDLSSVKEIAKNSESMIFLKDGRYFDQVIQVLKESGFPDNSIFAIGQDLGTDKEIIRKLTLGEVNDDTLTTKYFSILVVKRV; translated from the coding sequence ATGCCTGGATTAATTGGAATTGGAGTGGGTCCTGGAGATCCAGAATTACTTACTGTAAAGGCAGTAAATGCAATAAATAATGCAGATATTATCATGTGCCCTGCTTCTAATCAAGACCGACCAAGTATTGCATTGTCTGTTGTTTCATCATTAATTGATAAATCAAAAAATCAAGAAATTATAAAATTAATTTTCCCAATGACCAAAGACAAAGACATTCTAGAACAAACATGGAAAAAAAATGCCAAAATAATGGCAGAAACTGTTTTGTCAGGAAAAAATGTTGTATATCTTACAGTAGGTGATCCTTTTTTGTATAGTACATGGATTTACATGCACAAAGATCTCAAAGAAAACTATCCTGACATGGATATTAGCGTAATTCCAGGAATTGTCTCCATGTTTACATTTGCAGCAAAAGTTGGTGTAAGTGTAGCAGAAGGTGCAGAAAAGGTTGCAATAATTCCATCATGCTATGATCTATCTAGTGTTAAAGAGATTGCAAAAAATTCTGAGTCCATGATATTTCTAAAAGATGGAAGATATTTTGATCAAGTAATCCAAGTTCTCAAAGAATCTGGATTTCCAGATAATTCTATCTTTGCAATTGGTCAAGATCTTGGAACAGACAAAGAAATTATTCGAAAACTTACTTTAGGTGAAGTAAATGATGATACTCTAACTACAAAATATTTCTCAATTTTGGTGGTAAAACGTGTCTGA
- the cbiT gene encoding precorrin-6Y C5,15-methyltransferase (decarboxylating) subunit CbiT — translation MWDFKTPGIPDENFERTEKVPITKEEVRTIQISKARLKPGQTVYDIGCGSGSISVEAGLQVESSGKVLAIDHDENAIELTKKNIQKFGLSNISVIFGDAKEKIQDLEPADVIIIGGTGGDTRDIVELSENKLKSGGRIVIGIILIETLYSVLQILDKLQFKSIDITQVTISKSRKTTTGTMMLARNPVTIISATRV, via the coding sequence ATGTGGGATTTTAAAACACCTGGAATTCCTGATGAAAACTTTGAGAGAACAGAAAAGGTTCCAATCACAAAAGAAGAAGTTAGAACAATACAAATTAGTAAAGCTCGATTAAAACCTGGTCAAACTGTTTATGATATTGGTTGTGGAAGTGGTTCAATTTCCGTTGAAGCTGGACTTCAAGTTGAATCATCAGGAAAAGTCTTAGCTATTGATCATGATGAGAATGCAATAGAACTAACAAAAAAGAACATACAAAAGTTTGGCCTTTCAAATATTTCAGTAATATTTGGTGATGCCAAAGAAAAGATACAAGATCTTGAACCAGCTGATGTCATAATAATTGGAGGAACAGGTGGCGATACTAGAGATATAGTTGAACTATCTGAGAATAAACTAAAGTCAGGTGGTAGAATTGTAATTGGGATTATTCTAATTGAGACACTTTATTCTGTATTGCAAATTTTAGACAAGTTACAGTTTAAATCAATAGATATTACTCAAGTTACTATTTCAAAGAGTAGAAAGACTACTACTGGTACCATGATGCTTGCTAGAAATCCTGTAACTATAATTTCTGCTACTAGAGTCTAA
- the rqcH gene encoding ribosome rescue protein RqcH produces the protein MTLSGIELRYLVNQISEQVQDYYISNIYGITKDSILFKLHHTEKSDLFMMISTSGVWLTKVKIDQIEPNRLLKRLRSDLLRLKLKKIEQIGAERIAYFTFEGFGKEFVLVGEFFGDGNILLCNNEMKILALQHSIEVRHRKLSVGLEYAQPPTSGLDIFNLSESDFDDLKTTELICAKWFGRTLGLPKKYVEGIFETANVDGKKIGNLLTVEEINRIFETTKKIVSDIVSGNHDPIIVRNEKVEVLPIRLGKIEGEITKANSFIEGLDTVFTEKIVDKGKSIQSSGSDKKIKELETQISEQEKAIETVKERSKNITNVANSLYQMVSQGIISIEDNSAQDILSGNNAKLITEKGIPLIVIQDEKIKINTKAPLQSIASVLFNEAKKQSGAIKSIESIKEKTLKKLEKLQNKTEAEKDISMISEIRKKNWYERYRWFFTSDGLLTIGGRDAASNSAVVRKHLVKNDKIFHGDIFGSPFFILKEAENAPDRSMNEVAHATVCFSRAWKEGMYGVSAFWVNPEQVKKSAPSGEFLPKGSFTIEGQRNFIKSDTLKLAVGIIPQDDDYVLTCGPPEPIKKNSICYAVIEPHGLEMAEAAKKIRIEFLKMHEEIARKINLDDFVRVLPSGKSQIKEISVGDLDIKKFTDTELD, from the coding sequence ATGACACTTTCTGGAATAGAACTTCGATATTTGGTTAATCAAATTTCAGAGCAAGTTCAAGACTATTACATTAGTAATATTTACGGCATTACAAAAGACAGTATTCTCTTCAAGCTTCATCATACAGAGAAAAGTGATCTTTTCATGATGATTTCAACATCAGGTGTTTGGTTGACCAAGGTAAAAATTGATCAAATAGAACCCAACAGACTTCTCAAAAGATTACGTAGTGATCTATTACGATTAAAATTAAAAAAGATTGAACAGATTGGTGCTGAAAGAATTGCATATTTTACGTTTGAAGGATTTGGAAAAGAATTTGTTCTAGTTGGAGAATTTTTTGGCGATGGGAATATTCTATTATGCAATAATGAAATGAAAATTCTTGCATTGCAGCATTCGATAGAAGTTAGACATCGTAAGTTAAGCGTAGGATTAGAATACGCGCAACCGCCAACTAGTGGACTAGATATCTTTAATCTCTCAGAATCAGATTTTGATGATCTAAAAACAACAGAATTAATTTGTGCTAAATGGTTTGGTCGAACTTTGGGCTTGCCAAAAAAATATGTTGAAGGAATTTTTGAAACTGCAAATGTTGATGGGAAAAAAATTGGTAATCTCTTAACAGTTGAAGAAATAAATAGAATTTTTGAAACTACAAAAAAAATTGTTTCAGACATAGTGTCAGGAAATCATGATCCAATAATAGTAAGAAATGAAAAAGTGGAAGTTCTTCCAATAAGATTAGGGAAAATAGAAGGAGAGATTACAAAAGCTAATAGCTTTATCGAAGGATTAGATACTGTATTTACTGAAAAAATTGTTGATAAAGGCAAGTCAATTCAGTCAAGTGGATCTGATAAAAAAATTAAAGAGCTTGAAACTCAAATTTCTGAACAAGAAAAAGCAATTGAAACAGTAAAAGAAAGATCAAAAAACATTACAAATGTAGCAAATTCTCTTTATCAAATGGTATCACAGGGAATAATATCAATAGAAGACAATTCTGCTCAGGATATTTTATCAGGTAATAATGCAAAGTTAATCACAGAAAAAGGAATTCCATTAATCGTAATTCAGGATGAAAAAATCAAAATAAATACCAAGGCTCCTCTTCAATCAATTGCTTCAGTATTATTCAATGAGGCAAAAAAACAATCAGGTGCAATAAAATCAATTGAGTCAATCAAAGAGAAAACTCTGAAAAAATTAGAAAAGCTTCAAAACAAAACAGAAGCTGAAAAAGATATCAGTATGATTTCAGAGATTAGAAAGAAAAATTGGTATGAAAGATATAGATGGTTCTTTACATCGGATGGCTTACTTACAATTGGTGGAAGAGATGCTGCATCAAATTCTGCTGTTGTTAGGAAACATTTGGTAAAAAATGACAAAATATTTCATGGTGATATTTTTGGTTCGCCTTTTTTCATTCTAAAAGAAGCTGAAAACGCCCCTGATAGGAGTATGAATGAAGTTGCACATGCCACTGTCTGCTTTAGTCGTGCATGGAAAGAAGGAATGTATGGTGTAAGTGCGTTTTGGGTTAATCCAGAACAGGTGAAAAAATCTGCTCCTAGTGGAGAATTTTTACCAAAAGGTTCCTTTACTATTGAAGGGCAAAGAAATTTTATCAAATCAGATACGCTCAAGCTTGCAGTGGGAATAATTCCACAAGATGATGATTATGTATTAACTTGTGGTCCACCAGAACCAATTAAAAAAAATTCTATTTGCTATGCAGTGATAGAACCACATGGGCTAGAGATGGCTGAGGCGGCAAAAAAAATACGTATTGAATTTTTGAAAATGCATGAAGAGATTGCAAGAAAAATTAATCTTGATGATTTTGTTCGTGTTTTGCCTTCAGGTAAAAGTCAGATTAAAGAGATATCTGTTGGAGATTTAGATATTAAGAAATTTACTGATACTGAATTAGATTAG
- a CDS encoding aconitase X swivel domain-containing protein yields the protein MKVLVAGKAQGTVLKSTNPINFLGTVDKKTGIISDNNHDLYGESIKDVILVFPSGVGSSVGAYTIYSIKSNNSAPLAMICQKADLTVATGCALANIPLVTISNEEFESIKTGMKLSLDTDSNLIQYQ from the coding sequence ATGAAAGTTCTAGTTGCAGGCAAGGCTCAAGGAACTGTTTTAAAATCTACAAACCCCATAAATTTTCTTGGAACCGTTGACAAAAAAACTGGAATCATTAGTGACAATAATCATGATCTTTATGGTGAATCAATCAAGGATGTTATTCTTGTATTTCCATCAGGAGTTGGAAGCAGTGTTGGTGCATATACAATTTATTCCATCAAATCAAATAATTCTGCACCTCTAGCCATGATATGTCAGAAAGCAGATCTTACCGTAGCTACTGGTTGTGCATTGGCAAATATTCCATTAGTTACAATTAGCAATGAAGAATTTGAATCTATTAAAACTGGAATGAAATTATCTCTTGATACTGACTCTAATCTAATTCAGTATCAGTAA
- a CDS encoding aconitase X, with protein sequence MELTREEESALKGEHGEIMQMAYRILVATGEATDADKLIPIEWAHLSGVNYNTIGDAGEEFLSNISKIARVSVKTTLNPMGFDIDNVKNYGLDENFISKQLSIKNSYETMGVIPSFSCIPYEIFEIPKDGTQVAFAESNAAIHANSFDSLKTNKESAFSALASAIVGKSPYSSLRKDDSPNITINMKVKNPNELTYGMLGFFAGKIGDTSVNISGLAEMDKRQCKAMCGGMGTSGTCAKFIFDEGDSDCEKIDFDEKEMKNVHDELNTAEKGDVITLGSPQLGLDEISDLTSMLKGRSFKKRCMVFLPRTVKEQAKKIGYTTELERAGCEILSDCCTCLTPLINKENVDAVTTNSIKGAFYLKNSNGVDVNLKSLSEIIQDETR encoded by the coding sequence ATGGAGCTTACCAGAGAAGAAGAATCTGCATTAAAAGGTGAACATGGTGAAATTATGCAGATGGCATACAGAATTTTAGTTGCAACAGGTGAGGCAACTGATGCTGACAAACTAATACCAATTGAGTGGGCTCATCTTTCGGGTGTAAACTACAATACAATAGGTGATGCGGGAGAGGAATTCCTATCTAATATTAGCAAGATTGCTAGAGTTTCAGTAAAAACCACTCTTAACCCAATGGGATTTGATATAGACAATGTAAAAAATTATGGATTGGATGAAAATTTTATTTCAAAACAGCTTTCTATTAAAAACTCATATGAAACAATGGGTGTCATCCCCTCATTTTCATGCATTCCTTATGAAATTTTTGAGATACCAAAAGATGGAACCCAAGTCGCATTTGCAGAATCTAATGCTGCAATCCATGCAAACTCTTTTGATAGTCTAAAAACAAACAAAGAAAGCGCATTCAGTGCACTTGCAAGCGCAATCGTTGGAAAAAGCCCATACTCTTCACTAAGAAAAGATGATTCACCAAACATTACAATTAACATGAAAGTAAAAAATCCAAACGAGTTGACATATGGGATGCTAGGATTTTTTGCAGGAAAAATTGGCGATACTTCTGTAAATATTTCAGGGCTTGCAGAGATGGATAAAAGACAATGCAAAGCAATGTGTGGCGGGATGGGAACATCAGGAACTTGTGCAAAATTCATTTTTGATGAAGGCGATTCTGATTGTGAAAAAATAGATTTTGATGAAAAAGAGATGAAAAATGTGCATGATGAGCTAAACACTGCAGAAAAAGGTGATGTAATCACACTCGGTAGTCCACAATTGGGTTTAGATGAGATTTCTGATCTTACAAGTATGCTAAAAGGAAGATCTTTTAAAAAAAGATGTATGGTATTTTTACCTAGAACTGTAAAGGAGCAAGCAAAAAAAATTGGATACACAACAGAACTTGAGCGTGCAGGATGTGAAATTCTTTCTGACTGTTGTACGTGCTTGACTCCTTTGATAAACAAAGAAAATGTTGATGCAGTTACTACAAATAGCATAAAGGGCGCATTTTATCTTAAAAATTCTAACGGCGTAGATGTAAATCTAAAATCTTTATCAGAAATAATTCAAGATGAGACAAGATGA
- a CDS encoding endonuclease III domain-containing protein, with translation MEKILRGMTDTMNSVKPPRITALQDLHDAETGPFSILIGTILSARTKDEATTKAVKALFLKYKNPKELAKAKIKDVEKIIKSIGFYHVKSKRIIEVASIIDKKYKGKVPDDLDTLVQLPGVGRKTANCVLVYAFEKPAIPVDIHVHRISNRLGLVDTKNPEETEQELMKKIQKKYWIDINDTFVMYGQNICKPISPMCNVCKIKKSCKYYKTKNAS, from the coding sequence ATGGAAAAAATTCTTCGCGGAATGACTGATACAATGAATTCTGTAAAGCCACCAAGAATTACTGCATTACAAGATCTTCATGATGCGGAGACCGGGCCTTTTAGTATTTTAATTGGAACAATACTTTCAGCTAGGACTAAAGATGAGGCTACAACAAAAGCAGTAAAAGCATTATTCTTAAAATATAAAAATCCAAAAGAACTTGCAAAGGCCAAAATTAAAGATGTAGAGAAAATAATAAAATCAATTGGGTTCTATCATGTAAAATCCAAAAGAATAATCGAAGTTGCAAGTATTATTGATAAAAAATACAAAGGAAAAGTTCCAGATGATTTAGATACTTTGGTGCAATTGCCAGGGGTTGGAAGAAAAACAGCTAATTGTGTATTGGTTTATGCATTTGAAAAACCCGCAATTCCAGTAGATATCCATGTTCATAGAATATCAAATAGATTAGGATTAGTAGATACCAAAAATCCCGAGGAGACAGAACAGGAATTGATGAAAAAAATTCAGAAAAAGTATTGGATTGATATTAATGATACATTTGTAATGTATGGACAAAATATTTGCAAACCAATATCACCAATGTGTAATGTATGTAAGATTAAAAAAAGTTGTAAATATTACAAAACTAAGAACGCTTCTTAG
- the sat gene encoding sulfate adenylyltransferase produces MSEDNSIKPHGGILVNRITKVDTTGLFSITITEDLANDVENIADGIFSPLEGFLGKQDFESVVSRGRLANDLAWTIPIVLDVDEQTASKMKEEKDVLLKNPDGVGVAVLHVDEIYSFDKEKTVQGVYGTNDNSHPGVAKTMSMKDKLVGGKIDYIQRPNDSEIRNNRLTPNQTREAFVKAGWKTICAFQTRNPPHVAHEMLQKTSITTRDGVFVNPIIGKKKSGDFVDEVIVKCYETMIKSYYPENRCMLGTLHTEMKYAGPKEAIHHAIMRQNYGCTHIIIGRDHAGVGKFYDPFAAQKIFDDYPELEISPVFFPPFFYCRKCLTYTTPKACPHGDDDKEQISGTKLREMIQNGQAPSEFILRPEVAKVILDHPKPFVD; encoded by the coding sequence ATGTCAGAAGATAACTCCATTAAACCACATGGTGGAATTTTAGTAAACAGAATTACCAAAGTAGATACCACAGGATTATTCTCAATTACAATTACAGAAGATCTTGCAAATGACGTTGAAAATATTGCAGATGGGATATTTAGTCCTCTTGAAGGATTTTTGGGAAAGCAAGACTTTGAAAGTGTTGTATCGCGAGGAAGATTGGCCAATGATCTAGCATGGACTATTCCAATAGTACTCGATGTAGATGAACAAACTGCATCTAAAATGAAAGAAGAAAAAGACGTATTGCTAAAAAATCCAGACGGAGTTGGAGTTGCAGTATTACACGTTGATGAAATCTATTCTTTTGATAAGGAAAAAACTGTTCAGGGAGTATATGGAACAAATGATAATTCTCATCCAGGTGTTGCAAAGACAATGTCTATGAAAGATAAATTGGTGGGTGGAAAGATTGACTATATTCAGAGACCAAATGATAGTGAAATTAGAAACAATAGACTAACACCAAATCAAACTAGAGAAGCATTTGTCAAGGCAGGCTGGAAGACTATTTGTGCATTTCAAACCAGAAATCCACCACATGTAGCACATGAGATGCTGCAAAAAACATCAATTACTACACGTGATGGCGTATTTGTTAATCCAATAATTGGAAAGAAAAAGTCAGGTGACTTTGTTGATGAGGTTATTGTCAAGTGCTATGAAACCATGATAAAATCATACTATCCAGAAAACAGATGTATGCTTGGAACTTTACACACTGAAATGAAATATGCTGGTCCAAAAGAGGCAATTCATCATGCAATTATGAGACAAAACTATGGATGCACACATATCATTATTGGACGAGATCACGCAGGTGTTGGAAAATTCTATGATCCATTTGCAGCACAAAAAATCTTTGATGATTATCCTGAATTAGAAATTTCTCCAGTATTTTTCCCACCATTTTTCTACTGCAGGAAATGTCTAACGTATACAACCCCAAAAGCATGTCCACATGGAGATGATGATAAAGAGCAAATCAGTGGAACTAAACTTAGAGAAATGATTCAAAATGGGCAAGCACCTTCTGAATTTATTCTACGACCAGAAGTTGCTAAAGTGATTTTGGATCATCCAAAACCATTTGTTGATTAG
- a CDS encoding phosphoadenylyl-sulfate reductase, whose product MVQFTQEQIDTLNSNIHTTEGALEWVSENLHPKVAKASSFGAEDAVLMDIMLKINPKFRFFTLDTGRLPQETYDIIDIVSKKYNISIEVLFPDTKEVEEMVREKGMNLFYESIENRKLCCDIRKVHPMNKMLKTLDGWITGLRREQTKNRENVTMFQLDHGHGGILKINPIIDWTWDQIQEYIKNNDLPYNSLLDKGYPSIGCEPCTRAIKPGEDIRAGRWWWEQGGNKECGLHIDPE is encoded by the coding sequence GTGGTGCAATTTACACAAGAACAAATAGATACTTTAAACTCTAATATTCATACAACAGAAGGCGCACTTGAGTGGGTTTCTGAGAATCTTCATCCAAAAGTTGCAAAAGCCTCCAGCTTTGGTGCTGAAGATGCCGTATTAATGGATATCATGCTAAAAATTAATCCAAAATTTCGATTCTTTACTTTAGATACAGGAAGACTGCCCCAGGAAACCTATGATATTATTGATATTGTAAGTAAAAAATACAACATTTCAATCGAAGTTCTATTTCCTGATACAAAAGAAGTAGAAGAAATGGTTAGAGAAAAAGGAATGAATTTGTTCTATGAAAGTATTGAGAACAGGAAACTTTGCTGTGATATTCGCAAAGTTCACCCAATGAACAAAATGCTAAAGACTTTGGATGGCTGGATTACAGGATTAAGACGAGAGCAGACAAAAAATAGAGAAAATGTTACAATGTTTCAACTAGACCATGGACATGGTGGAATTCTAAAAATTAATCCGATAATTGACTGGACTTGGGATCAAATTCAAGAATATATCAAAAATAACGACTTACCATACAACAGTCTACTTGACAAGGGTTATCCTAGTATTGGATGTGAGCCATGTACCAGAGCAATAAAACCTGGAGAAGACATTCGTGCAGGAAGATGGTGGTGGGAACAAGGAGGAAATAAAGAGTGTGGCCTTCATATAGACCCTGAATAG
- a CDS encoding THUMP domain-containing protein, producing MDEISYVIVFPTIFSKNKIPLLITNIKKILKIKKQEFKSVKRDDDIILVDANDPVFASSAINLLFGVEKIAIARQIKNDFQNIISEITSIGGNLLLKGEKFLVKVEGTSKGFLTKDVEIATTSSIIEKKQNLGAHPGTDENYDKLLYSYLTKNNAYICIFSDKGNGGIPNEIQKEKTICAVYDELSAVSCFETIKQGNDVKIIVCYRQKSELMNLAKIINQILPRLAQDNVELEFFELKIKPTGIKNYLIYINSILQIMLQYTNTRISIALSPLIFSSNFIDNSLKQIFEKKKIPIMPLAGVDSRLFNDAKEIGLERNLKKLEKIIPITTDEVPIYAKKEVESCFKTKKIISIKVGPNNVHDILDSFEENH from the coding sequence ATGGATGAAATATCATATGTTATAGTTTTTCCAACTATTTTTTCAAAAAATAAAATCCCATTATTAATTACAAATATTAAAAAAATTTTAAAGATAAAAAAGCAGGAATTCAAATCTGTCAAACGAGATGATGACATAATTTTAGTTGATGCAAATGATCCTGTGTTTGCATCATCTGCAATCAATCTATTATTTGGAGTTGAAAAAATAGCAATTGCAAGACAGATAAAAAATGATTTTCAAAATATTATTTCAGAAATTACATCTATTGGTGGAAATCTACTACTAAAAGGCGAAAAATTTCTGGTTAAAGTTGAAGGAACCTCTAAAGGATTTCTTACAAAGGATGTTGAAATTGCTACAACATCAAGTATTATTGAAAAGAAACAAAATCTTGGTGCACATCCTGGAACTGATGAAAATTATGACAAATTACTATATTCATATTTAACAAAAAATAATGCATACATCTGTATTTTCTCAGACAAAGGTAATGGTGGTATTCCAAATGAAATACAAAAGGAGAAAACAATTTGTGCAGTATATGACGAATTATCTGCTGTATCATGTTTTGAAACCATTAAACAAGGAAATGATGTAAAGATAATAGTTTGTTACAGACAAAAATCTGAATTGATGAATCTAGCTAAAATCATTAATCAAATTTTACCAAGGCTTGCACAAGATAATGTGGAATTAGAGTTCTTTGAATTAAAAATCAAACCAACTGGAATTAAAAACTATTTGATTTATATAAATTCAATTTTACAAATAATGCTGCAGTATACAAACACCCGCATTTCAATAGCATTATCACCCTTGATATTTTCTTCAAATTTTATTGATAATTCACTAAAACAGATATTTGAAAAAAAGAAAATTCCAATAATGCCACTTGCAGGAGTAGATTCCAGATTATTTAATGATGCAAAAGAGATTGGTCTAGAAAGGAATTTGAAAAAACTAGAAAAGATAATCCCCATTACCACAGATGAAGTTCCAATTTACGCAAAAAAAGAAGTAGAATCTTGCTTTAAAACAAAGAAAATCATTTCAATTAAAGTGGGACCTAACAATGTTCACGATATTCTAGATTCATTTGAAGAGAACCACTGA
- a CDS encoding glycosyl transferase — protein sequence MLKIGEFIYPWGSGHYSRMMRLNQVLEDHIKEKFEVHFSSKDHVYEKLLKKFPDQKEKIHEILMPTPIDGKFGPSVTMSLMNLLLPISKNPPLVRQIANYLREERKLYNKEKFDLVINDGDMGSNILAKNRNIPSLFVTNQFRPKLYNSRAYLYPSLIFVAKQIAKATKILVADSPPPYTMCEYNLNFISEVKDKVIYVGHFTGNKILNEEKTDLEKLVENSEFGYWMRTGNKSANDGTGQRYEKVFQQKEMKNEKRIISHARNESDIDSVTAKNGKKYSIIEALDKKIDWIQIDIGFLSENQKDTILNLCKYAVVNGSHTVMGEIMGGKSKPIIGIPIHDEHTNNILWAQEKNLGILATKTSHVIDAISKIKNDYQVFEGHLNEFSKNFVPNGAENSARIAAEMLEEKR from the coding sequence ATGCTCAAAATAGGAGAATTCATCTATCCCTGGGGAAGCGGTCATTATTCAAGAATGATGAGACTAAATCAAGTACTCGAAGATCATATAAAAGAAAAATTTGAAGTTCATTTTTCAAGTAAAGATCATGTTTATGAAAAATTATTGAAGAAATTTCCAGATCAAAAAGAGAAAATTCATGAGATTCTGATGCCAACTCCAATTGATGGAAAATTTGGTCCGAGTGTAACAATGTCTTTAATGAATCTATTATTACCAATTTCAAAAAACCCACCACTCGTAAGACAAATTGCAAATTATTTGAGAGAGGAAAGAAAACTCTACAATAAAGAAAAATTTGATTTGGTAATTAATGATGGAGATATGGGATCAAATATCTTAGCAAAAAATAGAAACATTCCAAGTTTATTTGTAACAAATCAATTTAGACCAAAACTATACAATTCAAGAGCATATCTTTATCCATCATTAATTTTTGTTGCAAAACAAATTGCAAAAGCTACAAAAATTCTAGTTGCAGATTCCCCACCACCATATACAATGTGTGAGTATAATCTAAATTTCATTAGTGAAGTCAAAGATAAAGTAATCTATGTAGGTCATTTTACTGGTAATAAAATTCTAAATGAGGAAAAAACTGATCTTGAAAAGCTAGTTGAGAATAGTGAATTTGGATATTGGATGAGAACTGGAAACAAATCTGCAAATGATGGAACTGGTCAGAGATATGAAAAAGTTTTTCAACAAAAAGAGATGAAAAATGAAAAAAGAATTATCTCACATGCAAGAAATGAATCAGATATAGATTCTGTAACAGCTAAAAATGGCAAGAAATATTCAATTATAGAAGCACTAGATAAAAAAATTGATTGGATACAAATTGATATTGGTTTTCTATCTGAGAATCAAAAAGATACAATACTGAATTTATGTAAATATGCAGTAGTTAATGGTTCACATACTGTAATGGGTGAAATAATGGGCGGAAAATCAAAACCAATTATCGGGATTCCAATTCATGATGAACATACAAACAACATTTTATGGGCACAAGAAAAGAATTTAGGAATTCTGGCTACTAAAACATCGCATGTAATTGATGCAATTTCCAAAATTAAGAATGATTATCAAGTATTTGAGGGGCATTTGAATGAATTCTCAAAAAATTTCGTTCCTAATGGAGCAGAAAACTCAGCAAGGATTGCAGCTGAAATGCTAGAAGAAAAGAGATAA